One stretch of Glycine soja cultivar W05 chromosome 7, ASM419377v2, whole genome shotgun sequence DNA includes these proteins:
- the LOC114420317 gene encoding uncharacterized protein LOC114420317, which produces MKRHEFLWEPYTATVMSMLPPICLVGSMAWCAVVPLICFHVVEWHQPDRVLRQFGMQQPIPESPSQPWNVHGLTLKGKMDENWFQLLAPFISQWNNRAEFRVDVYARQEGLLSFNSDYMVWYRRKTKMFIDPNNANTATLGEVTETLQYMVSPQGRNTWTVDDLVPYVEKLAILSQEQERITEPVAHGPSSERRFPPQQFHMLQSSVETRGFDRRREIVQAEDFSQHMEQRGHGMYYTPPTFAQYPSQMYQYPSQMYQYPFEGHDTDMSASEHLFGGVAETQPHFSWPTMTHSQQHDAPMATPNAPLGQQWDVPGAIPVMGDLLGVDLRHEFSAEAEEQGRRQRARRNPDRQARRWDRPCGTSSRHHGHHDD; this is translated from the exons atgaaacgacatgag tttctgtgggagccttacacaGCAACTGTTATGTCGATGTTACCTCCCATTTGTTTGGTTGGCAGTATGGCGTGGTGCGCAGTGGTGCcactcatttgttttcatgttgtagagtggcaccaaccggatagagtgttgcgacaatttggaatgcaacaacctattccgGAGTCTCCTTCGCAACCATGGAATGTCCACGGGCTAACACTGAAAGGCAAAATGGATGAAAATTGGTTCCAGCTGTTGGCCCCATTTATCAGTCAGTGGAATAATCGAGCTGAGTTTAGGGTCGACGTTTATGCTCGACAAGAgggcctattgagttttaactcggattacatggtgtggtataggcgcaaaacaaaaatgtttatcgacccaaacaatgcaaacacggctacattg GGTGAAGTTACCGAGACATTGcagtatatggtgtcaccacaagggcgaaacacatggacagttgatgatctcgtgccatATGTGGAAAAGTTAGCGATTTTATCCCAAGAGCAAGAGAGGATCACTGAGCCTGTGGCACATGGTCCATCATCAGAGCGTCGATTTCCCCCACAacagtttcacatgcttcagtcaagtgttgaaactcgagGTTTTGACAGACGAAGGGAGATTGTTCAAGCGGAAGATTTTTCCCAACATATGGAGcagcgtggccatggaatgtattacacgccaccaaCATTTGCTCAGTATCCTtcgcagatgtatcagtatccttcgcagatgtatcagtatcctttcgAAGGCCATGACACTGATATGTCTGCAAGCGAACATTTGTttggtggtgttgcggaaacacagcctcatttttcatggccgacCATGACCCATTCGCAGCAACATGATGCCCCAATGgcaacacctaatgccccattAGGTCAGCAATGGGATGTACCCGGAGCAATCCCTGTTATGggtgacttattaggtgttgatttgcgtcacgAGTTTTCTGCAGAGGCTGAGGAACAAGGGCGGAGACAGCGCGCAAGAAGAAATCCGGATCGTCAAGCCCGAAggtgggatcgaccatgtggcacatcctcgcgccatcacggacaccatgatgactga